A genomic region of Chlorobaculum parvum NCIB 8327 contains the following coding sequences:
- a CDS encoding YkvA family protein, with amino-acid sequence MKQKKENRFFERARQKAEETIRDPEKLRGVIDSAVQMASNPGASSKFSELSDKFQTLIRLVRAYLSREYHIVPWQTLILAVTALIYFVNPFDLITDFIPLVGFIDDAAVLTAVLASINHDLNAFLEWEKGSSTGEDEPMPKVVDADYEEVEEEEPESASETAETISDEAEKA; translated from the coding sequence ATGAAACAGAAGAAAGAGAACCGCTTTTTCGAGCGTGCCCGCCAAAAGGCCGAAGAAACCATTCGTGACCCTGAAAAGCTCAGGGGCGTCATCGATTCGGCTGTGCAGATGGCCTCGAATCCCGGTGCTTCATCGAAGTTCAGCGAGCTTTCTGACAAGTTCCAGACGCTGATCCGGCTTGTACGCGCCTACCTGAGCCGTGAATACCACATCGTTCCCTGGCAGACGCTCATCCTTGCCGTCACGGCCCTCATCTACTTCGTGAACCCCTTCGATCTGATAACCGACTTCATTCCGCTGGTCGGCTTCATCGACGACGCCGCCGTGCTCACCGCCGTACTCGCCTCGATCAACCACGATCTCAACGCCTTCCTCGAATGGGAAAAGGGCAGTTCCACCGGAGAAGATGAACCGATGCCAAAAGTGGTCGATGCGGACTACGAAGAGGTGGAGGAAGAGGAACCGGAGAGCGCTTCGGAAACAGCCGAGACGATTTCTGACGAAGCCGAGAAAGCGTAA
- a CDS encoding O-acetyl-ADP-ribose deacetylase, which translates to MRQSALIHPIKADITTLKVDAIVNAANSSLLGGGGVDGAIHRAAGPELLEACRALGGCPTGEARITKGYRLPASYVIHTVGPVWHGDSHNEAELLTSCYRNALKLAIEHQCHTIAFPSISTGAYGFPIEQAAAIATATVHEVLAEETTIDEVLFCCFSDRDLEVYRQALAER; encoded by the coding sequence ATGCGGCAATCCGCTCTGATCCATCCCATCAAGGCCGACATCACCACGTTGAAGGTCGACGCTATCGTCAACGCGGCCAATTCGAGTCTGCTCGGTGGTGGCGGAGTCGATGGAGCGATCCATCGCGCCGCAGGCCCGGAGCTGCTCGAAGCGTGCCGTGCACTTGGCGGATGCCCGACCGGCGAGGCGAGGATCACGAAGGGCTATCGACTGCCCGCCAGCTATGTCATCCACACCGTTGGCCCGGTCTGGCATGGCGACAGCCACAACGAAGCCGAGCTGCTCACCTCCTGTTACCGCAACGCCCTGAAACTTGCCATCGAGCACCAGTGCCACACCATTGCATTCCCCTCCATCAGCACCGGAGCGTATGGCTTCCCCATCGAACAGGCCGCCGCCATCGCAACGGCAACCGTGCACGAAGTTCTGGCGGAAGAAACCACCATCGATGAGGTGCTCTTCTGCTGCTTTTCCGACCGCGATCTGGAGGTTTATCGCCAAGCCCTCGCAGAGCGGTAA
- a CDS encoding rhomboid family intramembrane serine protease, which yields MTRYDQPYMPGGFQVMPPAIKTLIIANVAIFLFQQSQIGPLLTIVGALWPIGSHNLQGYSFQLWQPITYLFLHGSFTHIFFNMFALWMFGTEIENYWGTKTFVTYYFICGIGAAFINLLATMGSPYPTIGASGAIFGVLLAFAMMFPDRYIFLYFLLPIKTKYFVAGYALIEFMSGLGNRTMGSGSEVAHFAHLGGMLVGFIYITIRRNEWTLKRLMKNVSLPKKPKGPTLWKGGKGNEEVSEAEIDRILDKISSRGYESLTEEEKRKLLNAGKR from the coding sequence ATGACCCGATACGACCAGCCATACATGCCCGGCGGCTTTCAGGTAATGCCCCCGGCGATCAAGACCCTCATCATCGCCAACGTGGCGATCTTCCTGTTCCAGCAATCCCAGATCGGCCCGCTGCTTACGATCGTCGGCGCGCTCTGGCCCATCGGCTCCCACAACCTTCAGGGCTACTCGTTCCAGCTCTGGCAGCCGATCACCTATCTGTTCCTGCACGGAAGCTTCACCCATATCTTCTTCAACATGTTCGCCCTGTGGATGTTCGGAACGGAGATCGAGAACTACTGGGGCACGAAAACCTTCGTCACCTACTACTTCATCTGCGGGATCGGAGCGGCCTTCATCAACCTGCTGGCCACCATGGGCTCGCCCTATCCCACCATCGGCGCTTCGGGAGCCATTTTCGGCGTGCTGCTGGCCTTTGCCATGATGTTTCCCGACCGCTACATCTTCCTGTACTTCCTGCTTCCGATCAAGACTAAGTACTTTGTCGCCGGTTATGCCCTGATCGAATTCATGTCGGGCCTCGGTAACCGGACGATGGGCAGTGGCAGTGAAGTCGCCCACTTCGCGCATCTCGGCGGCATGCTCGTCGGCTTCATCTACATCACCATCAGGCGAAACGAGTGGACGCTCAAACGCTTGATGAAGAACGTTTCCCTCCCGAAAAAACCGAAAGGGCCGACGCTCTGGAAAGGGGGAAAAGGGAACGAAGAGGTTTCGGAAGCCGAAATCGACCGGATTCTCGACAAGATTTCGAGCAGAGGCTACGAATCCCTGACGGAGGAAGAAAAACGCAAGCTTCTCAACGCAGGCAAACGCTGA